A region of Sulfurimonas sp. DNA encodes the following proteins:
- the eno gene encoding phosphopyruvate hydratase, with product MFIDSVSAIEVMDSRGNPTVKATVELSDGTIESAIVPSGASTGKREALELRDGGNRYMGKGVLKAVSHVNNELSDALIGQSPFNQAMIDALMKEVDGTENYGNLGANSVLGVSMAVARAAAKSLGMPLYRYLGGANAMTIPTPMLNIINGGSHADNSVDFQEYMIVPVGFTDFAEGLRASAEVYHSLKAILKANKHNTALGDEGGFAPDLSSNEEPIQVILEAIKKAGYKAGEEIAIALDVAASELVVDGGYRLDSENRTVSSAELVDYYADLCAKYPIVSIEDGLSEDDWDGFKLMTEKLGDKIQIVGDDLFVTNVNILNEGINKEIANSILIKPNQIGSVSETMLTVRLAQRNGYTCVMSHRSGESEDAFIADFAVALNCGQIKTGSTARGERTAKYNRILEIENEIMYGEYLGSRIFN from the coding sequence ATGTTTATTGATAGCGTTAGTGCGATTGAAGTAATGGATTCTCGTGGAAACCCAACAGTTAAAGCAACAGTAGAGTTAAGTGATGGAACGATTGAAAGTGCGATAGTTCCTTCTGGAGCAAGTACAGGTAAGCGTGAAGCATTAGAACTTCGTGATGGCGGCAATCGCTACATGGGTAAAGGTGTTTTAAAAGCAGTTTCTCATGTTAACAATGAACTCTCAGATGCACTTATCGGACAATCTCCTTTTAACCAAGCGATGATAGATGCTCTTATGAAAGAAGTAGATGGCACAGAAAACTATGGAAATTTAGGAGCAAATTCTGTTCTTGGTGTTTCTATGGCTGTTGCGCGCGCGGCTGCTAAAAGTTTAGGTATGCCACTTTATCGTTATCTCGGTGGTGCAAATGCTATGACTATTCCTACTCCAATGTTAAACATCATAAATGGTGGTTCACATGCTGATAACTCTGTTGACTTTCAAGAGTATATGATTGTTCCTGTTGGTTTTACTGATTTTGCAGAAGGTTTACGCGCATCTGCTGAAGTTTACCACAGTCTAAAAGCTATACTAAAAGCTAACAAACACAATACAGCTTTAGGAGATGAGGGCGGATTTGCTCCAGATTTATCTTCAAATGAAGAGCCAATTCAAGTTATTTTAGAAGCAATTAAAAAAGCTGGATATAAAGCAGGGGAAGAAATTGCAATTGCTCTTGATGTAGCGGCATCTGAACTTGTTGTAGATGGTGGATATAGACTTGACTCGGAAAATCGTACAGTAAGTTCTGCTGAGTTAGTAGATTATTATGCTGATTTGTGCGCTAAATACCCAATAGTTTCTATCGAAGATGGTCTAAGTGAAGATGATTGGGATGGATTTAAGCTAATGACAGAGAAGCTTGGCGATAAAATTCAAATAGTTGGAGATGATCTTTTTGTTACAAATGTAAATATTTTAAATGAAGGTATCAACAAAGAGATAGCAAATTCAATCCTTATAAAACCAAACCAAATTGGTTCAGTAAGTGAAACTATGCTAACAGTTCGTTTAGCTCAAAGAAATGGTTATACTTGTGTTATGAGTCATCGTTCTGGTGAGAGTGAAGATGCTTTTATTGCTGACTTTGCAGTTGCTCTTAATTGTGGTCAAATTAAAACAGGTTCAACTGCTCGTGGTGAGAGAACTGCTAAATACAACCGTATTTTAGAGATAGAAAATGAAATTATGTATGGCGAGTATTTAGGGTCAAGAATTTTTAACTAA
- a CDS encoding AMIN domain-containing protein, whose product MIKFLFVSSLLLFSLEARENPFFPSKGEKDISYTSNNVKKFPPLKRSSITLPSTARIIKKVTIEYENLDASTQSKSISLDNSVDWHLPIFISQSYEQPAVVASKKIKNKKIKYKKIASIKYATLFSFNKTLKILTKDKVIRNFLLPVPHRIVIDFKRDTSLKSYSKENKKGIFCKIRVGNHEGYYRVVIELDGKYRYKMSKVSDGYIFNLR is encoded by the coding sequence TTGATTAAATTTTTGTTTGTTTCATCATTGCTACTTTTTTCATTAGAAGCTAGAGAAAATCCATTTTTCCCATCAAAGGGAGAAAAGGATATATCATATACTTCAAACAATGTAAAAAAATTTCCCCCTTTAAAGCGTTCATCTATTACTCTTCCTTCAACAGCGAGAATTATTAAAAAAGTAACAATAGAGTATGAAAATTTAGATGCATCTACTCAATCAAAAAGTATATCGTTAGATAATAGTGTTGATTGGCATTTACCTATATTTATATCTCAAAGCTATGAGCAACCGGCTGTAGTAGCATCAAAAAAAATAAAAAATAAAAAAATAAAATATAAAAAAATAGCATCTATAAAATATGCGACATTATTTTCATTCAATAAAACTCTAAAAATATTAACGAAAGATAAGGTTATTAGAAATTTTTTATTGCCAGTGCCACATAGAATAGTAATAGATTTTAAAAGAGATACAAGTTTGAAAAGTTACTCTAAAGAGAACAAAAAAGGAATTTTTTGTAAGATTAGAGTTGGTAATCATGAAGGTTACTATAGAGTAGTTATAGAATTAGATGGAAAATATAGGTATAAGATGAGTAAAGTATCGGATGGGTATATTTTTAATTTAAGGTAG
- a CDS encoding DUF4105 domain-containing protein, translated as MDNGISEIDDSRFFLSRRGKTNAKDELDATLEALLNEKKFDDNSTACRFPARKAWLKKQLNIEIFPEVQCKEYDKILKRLNPKSATLVFPSAHINSPASMFGHTFLRINSAYKSKLLSYAINYAANANADTENGVVFAIKGLFGGYYGRYSLLPYYDKLKEYRDTEQRDIWEYDLNLNEEEILRMVKHIWELNGTHSNYYFFTENCSYNMLWFIEIARPSVNLRKYFTYHVIPLETVHAALSENLIKEDHYRASKRTILLKYESLLKAKNLPLPRKLVSSEISIKSILEDNSISTQQKMYILESSIEFLEYSFTKNDMQKKIYLELFHNITKARASLGKGKNLSIDIPPNPINSHRGARVTAGVGLRDKETISFLGLRPVYHSLEDSNYGFLRGTQIEFIDILLSYNDKKIEVENATLISIVSLAQRSEFFHNFSWRTKFGWDKNYLDDKTNFIATLGAGYSWGNKFAYTYLMVDPLFYYGDKFTSAVGGSVGFVFDKYKYMSTNIQLTKRLYDTGNSQNLVKITQSFRLSQNIQLKFKYDYKERYQLKKKKDEETYQAFISYYF; from the coding sequence ATGGATAATGGAATTAGTGAAATAGATGATAGTAGATTTTTTTTATCAAGAAGAGGAAAAACTAATGCCAAAGATGAGTTAGATGCTACACTAGAAGCTCTTTTAAATGAAAAAAAATTTGATGACAACTCTACTGCTTGTAGATTTCCCGCTAGAAAAGCATGGCTTAAAAAACAGTTAAACATAGAAATATTTCCAGAGGTTCAATGTAAAGAATATGATAAAATTCTAAAAAGATTAAATCCAAAATCTGCAACATTGGTCTTTCCATCAGCTCATATTAATTCACCTGCCTCTATGTTTGGACATACTTTTTTACGAATCAACTCAGCTTACAAGTCTAAACTTTTATCTTATGCAATAAACTATGCTGCAAATGCAAATGCTGATACCGAGAACGGTGTTGTTTTTGCTATTAAAGGTCTCTTTGGTGGTTACTATGGTCGATATTCACTTCTTCCATATTACGATAAACTAAAAGAGTATAGAGATACAGAACAAAGGGATATCTGGGAGTATGATTTAAACCTAAATGAAGAAGAAATCCTAAGGATGGTTAAACACATTTGGGAGCTTAATGGAACACACTCAAACTATTACTTCTTTACAGAAAATTGTTCATACAATATGTTATGGTTTATTGAGATAGCAAGACCTTCTGTAAATTTGAGAAAATATTTCACATATCATGTTATACCTCTTGAAACTGTACATGCTGCTTTAAGTGAAAACTTAATTAAAGAAGATCATTATAGAGCTTCAAAAAGAACGATATTGCTAAAATATGAATCTCTTCTCAAAGCCAAAAACTTACCCTTACCAAGAAAATTAGTTAGCTCTGAAATAAGCATTAAAAGTATACTAGAGGACAACTCTATATCAACTCAGCAAAAAATGTACATCTTGGAATCATCTATAGAATTTTTAGAATACTCTTTTACTAAAAATGATATGCAAAAAAAGATATATCTAGAATTATTTCACAATATAACTAAAGCAAGAGCCTCTCTTGGAAAAGGGAAAAATCTATCCATTGATATTCCGCCTAACCCTATAAATAGTCACAGAGGAGCAAGAGTAACAGCAGGAGTTGGACTTAGAGACAAGGAAACTATTAGTTTTTTAGGACTTAGACCAGTCTATCATAGCTTAGAAGATAGTAATTACGGCTTTTTAAGAGGCACACAAATAGAATTTATTGATATTTTACTTTCTTACAATGATAAAAAAATAGAAGTTGAAAATGCTACTCTTATTTCAATAGTATCTCTTGCTCAAAGAAGCGAGTTTTTTCATAATTTTTCTTGGAGAACGAAGTTTGGTTGGGATAAAAATTATCTTGATGATAAGACAAACTTTATTGCTACTTTAGGTGCAGGTTATAGCTGGGGAAATAAATTCGCCTATACTTATTTAATGGTTGATCCACTTTTTTACTATGGAGATAAATTTACTTCGGCTGTTGGAGGAAGTGTTGGGTTTGTTTTTGATAAATATAAGTATATGAGTACAAATATCCAACTAACTAAAAGACTCTACGATACAGGGAACTCCCAAAACTTAGTAAAAATAACACAAAGTTTTAGACTTTCTCAAAATATTCAGTTAAAATTTAAATATGACTACAAAGAAAGATATCAACTAAAGAAAAAAAAAGATGAAGAGACATATCAAGCATTTATTTCTTACTATTTTTAG
- a CDS encoding DUF3015 family protein: protein MKKILVSVVAVLALSTSAMAGVNSQTGCGLGSMIIKNDSSAIMLALQATTNGTSGNQTFGITSGTSGCSKTKFVMNERAQEFVASNMDVLAKEIAVGHGESIDTLAELLQVEDTSTFSASLQSNYNSIYTSKSVEMSDVLDNISTTSL from the coding sequence ATGAAAAAAATATTAGTAAGCGTAGTAGCTGTTTTAGCTCTTAGTACATCAGCAATGGCAGGTGTTAACTCTCAAACTGGTTGTGGACTTGGTTCTATGATTATCAAAAATGATTCTTCAGCGATTATGTTAGCTCTTCAAGCTACAACAAATGGTACTTCTGGTAACCAAACTTTTGGTATTACTTCTGGAACTTCTGGTTGTAGTAAAACTAAATTCGTTATGAATGAAAGAGCACAAGAATTTGTTGCTTCAAATATGGATGTTCTTGCAAAAGAAATCGCTGTTGGTCATGGTGAATCTATTGACACATTAGCTGAGCTTTTACAAGTTGAAGATACATCTACATTTTCAGCTTCTCTTCAATCAAACTACAACAGCATCTACACTTCAAAAAGTGTTGAAATGTCTGATGTACTTGACAATATCTCTACTACTTCTTTATAA
- the mgtE gene encoding magnesium transporter, producing MNRLEEYLNAHDLSEIHPSDIAKILKQLDDSEFANALKLVPKDLVGDVALSLPDRYFDDVVENLSVDELSHAVTELESDDQTDFMQELEELDESKASQVFETLDEDDKQEITKLKTYSEDEAGAYMQFEVFTALKNEKVQDVIRRFAILRKANELENVQNLFITNEDNKLRFTIGLDELLIFDFSKTINENIELSQENFDPKTAIDTDDIKDIVQHFEEYDLSVLPIVNTYGVLLGRITSDDIYDIIQDEATEQMYNLAGVDDDAEDDDGIFKAGRKRATWLSLNLLTAIAASLVIAMFTDALQSMVALAVLMPIVASMGGNAGTQSLTVVVRQLALGEISQGDAKRIIKKEVSISLINGFIFAIIMAIVSALWFDMPLLGVVIALSMVINLFVAGFFGATIPLFLKKMDIDPAIGSTVILTTVTDVVGFFSFLGLATYILL from the coding sequence ATGAATAGACTAGAAGAATATTTAAATGCTCATGATTTAAGTGAGATTCATCCATCAGATATTGCCAAAATTTTAAAACAGCTAGATGATAGCGAGTTTGCTAATGCTTTAAAACTTGTACCAAAAGACCTTGTGGGTGATGTTGCTCTTAGTCTTCCTGATAGATATTTTGATGATGTTGTAGAAAATCTTAGTGTTGATGAACTTTCTCACGCAGTAACCGAACTTGAATCAGATGATCAAACTGACTTTATGCAAGAGCTTGAAGAGCTTGATGAGAGCAAAGCATCTCAGGTCTTTGAAACACTAGATGAAGATGACAAGCAAGAAATAACAAAACTTAAAACTTATAGTGAAGATGAAGCTGGTGCTTATATGCAGTTTGAGGTTTTTACTGCTTTAAAGAATGAAAAAGTTCAAGATGTTATAAGACGCTTTGCAATTTTAAGAAAGGCAAATGAGCTTGAGAATGTTCAAAACCTTTTTATTACAAATGAGGACAATAAATTAAGATTTACCATCGGTTTAGATGAGCTTCTTATTTTTGACTTTTCAAAAACAATTAATGAAAACATTGAATTAAGCCAAGAAAATTTTGATCCAAAGACTGCAATTGATACAGATGATATTAAAGATATAGTTCAACATTTTGAGGAGTATGACCTCTCTGTTTTACCCATTGTTAATACTTATGGCGTATTGCTTGGTCGTATAACTTCTGATGATATTTATGACATTATCCAAGATGAAGCAACTGAACAAATGTACAATCTTGCTGGTGTTGATGATGATGCAGAAGATGATGATGGTATTTTTAAAGCAGGTCGAAAACGCGCTACTTGGTTGTCTTTAAATCTTTTAACAGCAATCGCCGCTTCTTTAGTAATAGCTATGTTTACAGATGCTTTGCAGAGTATGGTTGCTTTAGCAGTTTTAATGCCAATAGTAGCATCTATGGGTGGTAATGCAGGAACTCAAAGTTTGACTGTTGTTGTTAGACAATTGGCTTTAGGTGAGATTTCTCAAGGTGATGCAAAGAGAATTATTAAAAAAGAAGTATCTATCTCTCTCATAAATGGTTTTATCTTCGCTATAATTATGGCTATTGTATCTGCGCTTTGGTTTGATATGCCCCTTCTTGGAGTAGTAATTGCCTTAAGTATGGTTATAAACCTTTTTGTAGCAGGTTTTTTTGGTGCTACAATACCACTTTTTTTAAAGAAAATGGATATTGATCCTGCTATTGGTAGCACTGTTATTTTAACTACCGTAACCGATGTAGTAGGTTTTTTTAGCTTTCTTGGTCTGGCTACATATATTTTACTATAA
- a CDS encoding CNNM domain-containing protein: protein MDLLILFFVLSVSVSFICSILESVLLSVNMSYIAVLEKEQPTVGKLLKLHKENINKSIASILILNTIANTLGAAAVGAQASILFGNDAVIYVSIVLTFAILFLSEIIPKTIGAIYWKKLAPMSAYTIRFFIWITYPIILSTLFVTNKISKGNDDANSLTKEELLESMLISEDEGVIDEKESDVIENILNLANIKVGEILTPRSVVFALNEALTIKEIVETKEDIFKFSRIPVYRESIEEVVGIVMTKRIFQQALQDNSVTLGSIKRNIFSINENVPVSKALDLFIDKKDHMFLITDNYDQTEGILTLEDCVETILGVEIVDESDSTVDMRELAKMKMKAKRKTKEK from the coding sequence TTGGATTTATTAATACTATTTTTTGTACTTTCGGTGAGCGTATCATTTATATGCTCTATTTTAGAGTCAGTACTTTTGTCAGTAAACATGTCGTATATCGCTGTTTTAGAAAAAGAACAACCGACAGTTGGAAAACTTCTAAAACTTCATAAAGAAAACATAAACAAATCAATCGCTTCTATTTTAATTTTAAACACTATCGCAAATACTTTAGGCGCAGCAGCAGTTGGTGCTCAAGCATCTATACTATTTGGAAATGACGCAGTAATTTATGTTTCTATTGTTTTAACTTTTGCGATTTTATTTTTATCAGAAATTATTCCAAAAACTATTGGAGCGATTTACTGGAAAAAATTAGCACCGATGTCTGCTTACACTATTAGATTTTTTATCTGGATAACTTACCCTATAATTCTTTCAACACTTTTTGTAACAAACAAAATCTCTAAAGGCAATGATGACGCAAACTCTTTAACAAAAGAAGAACTTTTAGAAAGTATGCTAATCAGCGAAGATGAAGGTGTAATAGATGAAAAAGAATCAGATGTAATAGAAAATATTTTAAATCTTGCCAATATAAAAGTTGGAGAAATTTTAACACCAAGAAGTGTTGTTTTTGCTCTTAATGAGGCTCTAACGATTAAAGAGATTGTAGAAACAAAAGAGGATATATTTAAATTTTCTCGTATTCCAGTTTATCGTGAATCCATAGAAGAAGTTGTCGGAATTGTTATGACAAAAAGAATTTTTCAACAAGCCTTGCAAGATAACAGTGTTACACTTGGAAGTATAAAAAGAAATATATTTTCCATAAATGAAAATGTACCTGTTTCAAAGGCACTTGATTTGTTCATTGATAAAAAAGACCACATGTTTTTAATAACTGATAATTATGACCAAACAGAAGGAATTTTAACACTAGAAGATTGTGTTGAAACTATATTAGGTGTTGAAATTGTAGATGAGAGTGACTCTACTGTTGATATGAGAGAACTTGCAAAAATGAAGATGAAAGCAAAGAGAAAAACGAAAGAAAAGTAA
- a CDS encoding NAD(P)/FAD-dependent oxidoreductase — protein MKTILIIGGGFAGLEAAIFLKKENYDVTLVSDRDYFYIYPTSIWVPTRESEFTDVCVDLNELKDVHGFKLIIDKLSNIDAKANNYTFLSGEELKGFDYVVLAMGSSKLHHKGLEHTLSICGAPETSLDIRAKIDEIITKGSGKICFGFGGNPRDNSAVRGGPAFELLFNVHHLLKKKGIRDNYELTFFAPMAQPGKRMGAKSLEMLEKFFTKLNIKQHFGKKIKSFEKDGIIFEDDSKLYSDFTMFIPAGNGHEVIQNSDFPTNEAGFISIDDYCQVTHSEADNIYAIGDITALEGDEWRAKQGHIAEVMAKNVAHNIKQRDKGVNKFKGYQEHLNILCVMDSGDGAAFVYRDAKKSFMIPLPIIGHWLKKGWGSYCRYSKLGKIPRIPGM, from the coding sequence ATGAAAACTATTTTAATCATTGGTGGTGGTTTTGCTGGGCTTGAAGCTGCCATCTTTTTGAAAAAAGAGAACTATGATGTAACTTTAGTAAGCGATAGAGATTATTTTTATATCTACCCTACCTCTATATGGGTTCCAACAAGAGAGAGTGAATTTACAGATGTTTGCGTTGATTTAAACGAACTAAAAGATGTTCATGGTTTTAAACTCATCATAGATAAACTCTCAAACATAGATGCTAAAGCAAACAATTATACTTTTTTAAGTGGTGAAGAACTAAAAGGTTTTGACTACGTTGTCCTTGCAATGGGTTCTTCAAAGCTTCATCACAAAGGCTTAGAGCATACTCTTTCTATCTGTGGTGCTCCAGAAACTTCTTTAGATATTAGAGCTAAAATAGATGAAATAATAACTAAAGGAAGTGGGAAAATTTGTTTTGGTTTTGGAGGAAATCCAAGAGATAATTCAGCTGTTCGTGGTGGTCCCGCTTTTGAATTACTTTTTAATGTTCATCATCTTTTAAAGAAAAAAGGTATTAGAGATAATTATGAACTAACCTTTTTTGCTCCAATGGCACAGCCAGGGAAGAGAATGGGCGCTAAATCTTTAGAGATGCTAGAGAAATTTTTTACTAAACTAAATATAAAACAACATTTTGGTAAAAAAATAAAATCATTTGAAAAAGATGGAATTATTTTTGAAGATGATTCAAAACTTTACTCTGATTTTACTATGTTTATCCCTGCTGGAAATGGGCATGAAGTTATTCAAAACTCTGACTTTCCAACAAATGAAGCTGGATTTATAAGCATTGATGACTACTGCCAAGTTACTCACAGTGAAGCTGATAATATATATGCCATAGGCGATATTACGGCTCTTGAGGGAGATGAATGGAGAGCGAAACAAGGTCATATTGCAGAGGTGATGGCTAAAAATGTGGCTCATAACATCAAGCAAAGAGATAAGGGAGTAAATAAGTTTAAAGGCTACCAAGAACACTTAAACATTCTATGTGTTATGGATAGTGGAGATGGAGCAGCCTTTGTTTACAGAGATGCAAAGAAATCCTTTATGATTCCTCTTCCAATCATTGGTCACTGGCTTAAAAAAGGGTGGGGAAGTTATTGTAGATATTCTAAATTAGGAAAAATACCAAGAATACCAGGAATGTAG
- a CDS encoding DMT family transporter has protein sequence MKNIHFTYLLILAMFFWGGGWSALKIITSDLSIEVIVFWRFFIMSLAFIPILLFLKKPLILNVSGAKFVASSSVLNIAFMVFSFYGVKYGLAGAGSVIITTLAPVMTFILVALIFKTKLSSYQYGGLFLGLVGGVIMLELNDLSLFLNGSNIYFLLCAISWAGVTILAQHSHKHVHPIHYSFYIALVATTASFIYAKDVDLMVVFEQGSRFWISLIYLAVLGQSVATTIFFIASGKLGSQKTSSFMFLVPIFSLFSAWLILDEVIQMHIILGGTLSLFAVILINKKY, from the coding sequence ATGAAAAATATACACTTTACTTACCTTCTTATCTTAGCAATGTTTTTTTGGGGTGGTGGCTGGAGTGCGTTAAAAATTATCACTAGCGACTTATCCATAGAAGTTATAGTTTTCTGGCGTTTTTTTATTATGAGCCTTGCATTTATCCCTATACTTTTATTTTTAAAAAAACCGCTTATTCTTAATGTATCTGGAGCTAAGTTTGTTGCATCTAGTTCTGTTTTAAACATTGCTTTTATGGTTTTTTCATTTTATGGCGTAAAGTATGGACTAGCAGGAGCAGGAAGTGTTATCATTACAACCCTTGCTCCAGTTATGACTTTTATCTTAGTTGCACTTATTTTTAAAACAAAACTCTCTTCATATCAATACGGCGGACTTTTCCTTGGCTTAGTTGGTGGAGTAATAATGTTAGAGTTAAATGACCTAAGCCTCTTTTTAAATGGTTCTAACATCTACTTCTTACTCTGTGCTATCTCTTGGGCAGGAGTTACTATACTTGCTCAACATTCTCACAAACATGTTCATCCCATCCATTATAGTTTTTATATAGCTTTAGTTGCGACTACTGCTTCATTTATTTACGCAAAAGATGTAGATTTGATGGTTGTATTTGAGCAAGGAAGTAGATTTTGGATCTCTTTAATTTACTTGGCTGTTCTTGGACAAAGCGTGGCAACCACTATATTTTTCATAGCATCTGGAAAACTTGGAAGCCAAAAAACAAGTTCATTTATGTTTTTAGTGCCTATTTTTTCTCTTTTTAGTGCTTGGCTTATTTTAGATGAAGTTATTCAGATGCACATTATTCTAGGTGGAACATTAAGTTTATTTGCTGTTATTCTCATAAATAAAAAATATTAA
- a CDS encoding dicarboxylate/amino acid:cation symporter, which translates to MIQKIKKYSTTNTLVILGIILGILFGSFLPELALQQQVIGQVFISFLKMLVVPLVFSSIYVAIMGLGSLDELKTIGLRTISLYILTTALAVLLAIVVMNIFPIGVPVSVEGLEFEKASQIAEFSLKSMILSFIPVNIFNSLANGSMMQIIVFSILFAIASLHLKEHRQVLMLDFFTGVTNAMLTMAEWIIKLTPIGVFSLISYVIADQGIEVILGLWKYMLMVIGVLLIHAIFTLPLILAFFGRTNPYKYLSAIREAPIMAFSTASSAATLPVSMRIVEEVGGVDEKNASFVLPLGATVSMDGTAAYLTIAVLYISHLAGVDLSFMDQILLGITVVALSVGVAALPSASLVMMVVILNQIGLPVEYIAIIVAVDRILDMARTSLNVTSDLVVVKIIDQMQKRNKSTT; encoded by the coding sequence ATGATACAAAAAATAAAAAAATACTCAACGACAAACACTTTAGTTATTTTAGGAATAATCTTAGGTATTTTATTTGGAAGTTTTTTACCAGAACTAGCATTGCAACAACAAGTTATAGGACAAGTTTTTATAAGTTTTTTAAAGATGCTTGTAGTGCCTCTTGTATTTTCTAGCATCTATGTAGCTATTATGGGTTTGGGGAGTTTAGATGAGCTTAAAACTATAGGTTTAAGGACTATTTCTCTTTATATTTTAACAACTGCTTTAGCTGTTTTACTTGCTATTGTTGTTATGAATATTTTTCCTATTGGTGTACCTGTATCTGTTGAAGGCTTAGAGTTTGAAAAAGCTTCTCAAATAGCAGAATTTTCACTAAAAAGTATGATACTTAGTTTTATTCCTGTAAATATTTTCAACTCCCTTGCAAATGGCTCAATGATGCAAATAATTGTTTTTAGTATTTTGTTTGCCATAGCATCTTTGCACCTAAAAGAACACAGACAAGTTTTAATGCTTGACTTTTTTACAGGTGTAACAAATGCTATGCTAACAATGGCAGAATGGATTATTAAGCTTACTCCTATCGGTGTTTTTTCTCTTATATCTTATGTTATAGCAGACCAAGGGATAGAAGTTATTTTAGGACTTTGGAAGTATATGTTAATGGTAATTGGTGTTTTACTTATTCACGCAATTTTTACTCTGCCTCTTATTTTAGCGTTCTTTGGACGCACAAATCCTTACAAATATTTAAGTGCTATCCGTGAAGCTCCAATTATGGCATTTTCTACTGCTTCAAGTGCTGCTACTCTTCCCGTGTCTATGCGTATTGTTGAAGAAGTCGGTGGAGTTGATGAGAAAAATGCTTCTTTTGTCTTACCTCTTGGTGCAACAGTTTCCATGGATGGAACAGCTGCTTATTTAACCATAGCAGTTCTTTATATATCGCACTTAGCAGGAGTTGATTTAAGTTTTATGGATCAAATACTTTTGGGTATTACGGTTGTTGCACTTAGTGTTGGAGTGGCGGCACTTCCAAGTGCTTCTTTAGTTATGATGGTTGTGATTTTAAATCAAATTGGACTTCCTGTTGAGTATATAGCTATTATTGTAGCAGTTGATAGAATCTTAGATATGGCTAGAACATCTTTAAATGTAACATCTGATTTGGTAGTTGTAAAGATTATAGACCAAATGCAAAAACGAAATAAATCTACAACTTAA
- a CDS encoding tetratricopeptide repeat protein produces the protein MFKLIMSLFILNMTLLADTKQALDAFKKQDHALAFKLYEKSAKADDSTAQNALSYLYFNGYGTKKSVKNGLIWLKKSANNKNAVAQYDLGMMYLTGHNTKQDSLSAFKWLEKSSNMGNLNAQYNLALMHYRGDSTDINVTKSAQLLESSALGGNEEAKKNIGRIYMQLLKFDKAAEWLEKNAKDGDEGAYYFLAEIYCEQDKFKKAKKWAKKAIDSGNADAELLWMKYNLEKY, from the coding sequence ATGTTTAAACTTATTATGTCATTATTTATACTCAACATGACTCTTTTAGCTGACACTAAACAAGCTCTAGATGCATTTAAAAAACAAGACCATGCTTTAGCTTTTAAGCTATATGAAAAAAGTGCAAAAGCTGATGATTCTACTGCTCAGAATGCTCTTAGTTATTTGTATTTCAATGGTTATGGGACTAAAAAGAGTGTGAAAAATGGACTTATTTGGTTGAAAAAATCTGCTAATAATAAAAATGCAGTTGCTCAATACGATTTGGGAATGATGTATTTAACAGGACATAATACTAAACAAGATTCATTATCAGCATTTAAGTGGTTAGAAAAATCATCTAATATGGGAAATCTAAATGCACAGTATAACTTAGCTCTAATGCATTATAGAGGAGATTCCACAGATATAAATGTAACAAAATCTGCTCAACTTTTAGAAAGTTCTGCTCTTGGCGGGAATGAAGAAGCAAAGAAAAATATTGGTCGTATCTATATGCAACTTTTAAAGTTTGACAAAGCTGCGGAGTGGTTAGAGAAAAATGCAAAAGATGGAGATGAGGGAGCTTATTATTTTTTAGCAGAAATTTATTGTGAGCAAGATAAGTTTAAAAAAGCAAAAAAATGGGCAAAAAAAGCCATTGACTCTGGAAATGCAGATGCTGAGTTATTATGGATGAAATATAATCTAGAAAAATATTAA